In Micromonospora sp. WMMA1363, a genomic segment contains:
- a CDS encoding DUF3151 domain-containing protein — translation MQNLLPEPPATLLSAHVEAEAALAAAEEAGSDEAFAEVAARFPTFSAGWAALAARSFAAGQIVPAYAYARTGYHRGLDQLRRSGWKGHGPVPWSHEPNQGFLRCLYVLSRAADAIGEADEAARCAQFLRDCDPAAADALASN, via the coding sequence ATGCAGAACCTGTTGCCGGAACCACCGGCCACTCTCCTGTCCGCGCACGTCGAGGCCGAAGCCGCGCTGGCCGCTGCCGAGGAGGCCGGCAGTGACGAGGCGTTCGCCGAGGTGGCGGCGCGTTTTCCGACGTTCAGCGCGGGCTGGGCCGCGCTGGCGGCGCGCTCGTTCGCGGCGGGCCAGATCGTCCCGGCGTACGCGTACGCCCGCACCGGCTACCACCGCGGCCTCGACCAACTGCGTCGCAGCGGCTGGAAGGGGCATGGCCCGGTGCCGTGGTCGCACGAGCCGAACCAGGGCTTCCTGCGCTGCCTCTACGTGCTGAGCCGGGCCGCCGACGCCATCGGTGAGGCGGACGAGGCGGCACGCTGCGCCCAGTTCCTCCGCGACTGCGATCCGGCCGCGGCGGACGCGCTGGCCAGCAACTGA
- a CDS encoding chromosome partitioning protein gives MVDDHANRSYAPGQQPEREPERDIEPLWPGAQADPAPSWTPAPGTPGQPSSPADDPWLRSGVPMPGIWTTVGPPGALRPWAADANPGLAGGATGPAPDSGTPSGWAPAEGLSSGWAPGGTPASDWTPRDLPPPPPSGDLTWRDRQTPPSVPTSGTSRPGAYPAPSGGGHSFPTPDAGPAFPPPPDGPDGGGGRTVGRPAESPWAHPPQRPAPARSPGDPSTVTRAAPAAPATPATGATAPAEPGTSAAPCWGAHATGVPTAPAWATPSETVPAATPPWPGAVGRSDDPGTAAAGDPPAVPPPGPFPPQPGGYSAPWQRGPAVQSGHQPAVERAQPAHPPAGWSPPVGIPPTAEDFARRRQMPPADPVATMGVRAVANRVGLRLPPSRHEQELRRDIEMVRRNFGGLRQVTVVNPKGGAGKTVAILLLAMTFGQKRGGYVLAWDNNETQGTLGMRAQQDFHARTVRDLLRDLNQFHGSHGRVGDLSQYVRSQGEGMFDVLASDESATGGEMLTADAFAEIREVVSRFYKLIFVDTGNNVRAQNWQAAMDATDQLVVTMSARNDSAETAARMLDHLEQSGRQRLVRQAVTVVSMPPSRKEIDLPAIQGHFSARTRAVLLAPYERLIDTGEPLRYGGLSTATRDAWLKIAAAVAEGL, from the coding sequence ATGGTGGACGATCACGCCAACCGCTCGTACGCGCCCGGCCAGCAGCCGGAGCGGGAGCCGGAGCGGGACATTGAACCACTATGGCCGGGCGCCCAGGCCGATCCGGCGCCCTCGTGGACGCCAGCGCCGGGCACCCCCGGCCAGCCCTCCTCACCCGCAGACGACCCGTGGCTCCGCAGCGGGGTGCCGATGCCGGGCATCTGGACGACGGTCGGCCCACCCGGAGCCCTCCGCCCCTGGGCCGCCGACGCGAACCCCGGCCTGGCCGGTGGGGCAACCGGCCCGGCACCGGACTCCGGTACGCCGTCGGGCTGGGCGCCCGCCGAAGGCCTCTCGTCGGGCTGGGCACCTGGTGGCACACCCGCGTCGGACTGGACGCCCCGGGATCTCCCCCCACCACCGCCATCCGGCGACCTCACCTGGCGGGACCGGCAGACACCGCCGTCCGTGCCGACGTCGGGGACGAGCCGACCCGGCGCGTACCCGGCCCCGAGCGGTGGCGGACACAGCTTTCCCACGCCGGACGCCGGCCCGGCCTTCCCGCCCCCGCCCGACGGCCCGGATGGTGGCGGCGGCAGGACGGTCGGCCGCCCGGCCGAGTCCCCCTGGGCCCACCCACCGCAGCGGCCCGCACCGGCCAGATCCCCCGGTGATCCGTCAACCGTCACCCGAGCGGCGCCCGCCGCACCCGCCACCCCGGCCACCGGGGCCACCGCACCGGCCGAGCCGGGCACGTCGGCCGCCCCCTGCTGGGGCGCGCACGCCACCGGCGTTCCCACCGCCCCCGCGTGGGCCACGCCCAGCGAGACGGTGCCGGCCGCGACACCACCCTGGCCGGGGGCTGTCGGCCGGTCCGACGACCCGGGAACGGCCGCCGCCGGCGACCCGCCCGCCGTCCCACCACCCGGCCCCTTCCCACCCCAGCCCGGTGGGTATTCAGCACCGTGGCAGCGGGGCCCGGCGGTGCAGTCGGGGCACCAGCCGGCGGTCGAGCGCGCCCAGCCGGCGCACCCCCCGGCGGGGTGGAGTCCCCCCGTCGGCATCCCGCCCACCGCGGAGGACTTCGCCCGGCGCCGGCAGATGCCGCCGGCGGATCCGGTGGCCACGATGGGCGTCCGCGCGGTGGCGAACCGGGTCGGCCTACGCCTGCCGCCCAGCCGGCACGAGCAGGAACTGCGGCGAGACATCGAGATGGTCCGCCGCAACTTCGGTGGCCTGCGGCAGGTGACCGTGGTCAACCCGAAGGGCGGCGCGGGCAAAACCGTCGCCATTCTGCTGCTCGCCATGACGTTCGGTCAGAAGCGTGGCGGCTACGTGCTGGCCTGGGACAACAACGAGACGCAGGGCACCCTGGGCATGCGCGCCCAGCAGGACTTCCACGCCCGGACCGTGCGGGACCTGCTGCGGGACCTGAACCAATTCCACGGCTCACACGGGCGGGTCGGCGACCTGTCGCAATACGTCCGCTCGCAGGGCGAGGGGATGTTCGACGTCCTCGCCTCGGACGAGTCGGCAACCGGCGGTGAAATGCTCACCGCGGACGCGTTCGCGGAGATCCGTGAGGTGGTCAGCCGCTTCTACAAGCTGATCTTCGTGGACACCGGCAACAACGTCCGGGCGCAGAACTGGCAGGCCGCGATGGACGCCACCGACCAGTTGGTGGTCACGATGTCCGCGCGTAACGACTCGGCCGAGACGGCCGCCCGAATGCTCGACCATCTGGAGCAGAGCGGACGGCAACGGCTGGTCCGTCAGGCGGTGACGGTGGTCTCGATGCCACCGTCACGCAAGGAAATCGACCTGCCAGCCATCCAGGGACACTTCTCGGCTCGGACGCGGGCGGTGCTGCTCGCCCCGTACGAGCGGCTCATCGACACCGGCGAGCCGCTTCGGTACGGCGGGCTCTCCACCGCTACCCGGGACGCCTGGCTGAAGATCGCCGCTGCCGTCGCCGAGGGCCTCTGA
- a CDS encoding adenylosuccinate synthase: protein MPAIVLLGAQWGDEGKGKVTDLLGERVDYVVRYSGGNNAGHTVITPDGQKYALHLMPSGALSPNAKIVIGNGVVVDPKVLLTEIDGLAERGVDVSRLRISGDAHLIMPHHRALDRVVERYLGSSRIGTTGRGIGPAYGDKVARMGIRVQDLLDPGILRKKLELALREKNQILFKVYNRKAIDVDATVEEYLAYAERLTPYIAETRVMLWDALDRGETVLLEGAQATMLDMDHGTYPFVTSSNPTAGGACVGAGIPPTAITKVIAVSKAYTTRVGSGPFPTELFDDSGQHLRKIGHEYGTTTGRERRCGWFDAVVARYACRLNGVTDLVVTKLDVLTGLPKVPICVGYEINGRRVDDMPMTQTDFHHASPIYEELDGWWEDITTARTESELPENARRYLARVEELCGTRVSVVGVGPGRDENVVRHPLL from the coding sequence ATGCCAGCGATCGTGCTCCTCGGCGCCCAGTGGGGCGACGAGGGCAAGGGCAAGGTTACCGACCTGCTGGGTGAGCGGGTCGACTACGTCGTGCGCTACTCCGGCGGCAACAACGCCGGTCACACGGTGATCACCCCGGACGGGCAGAAGTACGCGCTGCACCTGATGCCCTCGGGTGCCCTCTCGCCGAACGCGAAGATCGTCATCGGCAATGGTGTCGTGGTCGACCCGAAGGTGCTCCTCACCGAGATCGACGGGCTCGCCGAGCGGGGCGTGGACGTCTCCCGGCTGCGAATCTCCGGCGACGCGCACCTGATCATGCCCCATCACCGGGCACTGGACCGGGTGGTCGAGCGTTACCTGGGTTCGTCCCGGATCGGCACCACCGGCCGGGGCATCGGCCCGGCGTACGGCGACAAGGTCGCCCGGATGGGGATCCGGGTGCAGGATCTGCTGGACCCGGGCATCCTCCGCAAGAAGCTGGAACTCGCGCTGCGCGAGAAGAACCAGATTCTCTTCAAGGTCTACAACCGCAAGGCGATCGACGTCGACGCGACCGTTGAGGAGTATCTGGCCTATGCCGAGCGGCTCACCCCGTACATCGCGGAGACCCGGGTGATGCTCTGGGACGCGCTGGACCGTGGCGAGACGGTGCTGCTCGAGGGCGCCCAGGCCACCATGCTCGACATGGACCACGGCACGTACCCGTTCGTGACCTCGTCGAACCCGACCGCCGGTGGGGCGTGCGTCGGCGCGGGCATCCCGCCGACCGCCATCACCAAGGTCATCGCGGTCAGCAAGGCGTACACCACGCGGGTCGGCTCCGGGCCGTTCCCGACCGAGCTGTTCGACGACAGCGGCCAGCACCTGCGCAAGATCGGCCACGAGTACGGCACGACCACCGGCCGGGAACGCCGGTGCGGCTGGTTCGACGCGGTCGTCGCCCGGTACGCGTGCCGCCTCAACGGCGTGACCGACCTGGTCGTCACCAAGCTCGACGTGCTGACCGGGCTGCCGAAGGTGCCGATCTGCGTCGGGTACGAGATCAACGGCCGCCGCGTCGACGACATGCCGATGACCCAGACCGACTTCCACCACGCGAGTCCGATCTACGAGGAGCTCGACGGCTGGTGGGAGGACATCACGACGGCCCGCACCGAGTCGGAGCTCCCGGAGAACGCCCGCCGCTACCTCGCCCGTGTCGAGGAACTGTGCGGGACCCGGGTGTCGGTGGTCGGCGTCGGCCCCGGCCGCGACGAGAACGTGGTCCGCCACCCCCTCCTCTGA